One part of the Oceanihabitans sp. IOP_32 genome encodes these proteins:
- a CDS encoding lipocalin family protein produces the protein MKRIILFLFTVSLMSCGVSKTVKESKKVIKGNWVLSSIDYSQAGTYNVTLLNDASKACFEYSKWQFIPNNSTGTYTLTNGSCSDEVRHFIFTIQEIDESTGLYDFLLKPTNPKGKSETNQGFRFKLAALSDVAMQWQQTVSLNGTPFVITMNFTKQ, from the coding sequence ATGAAACGAATCATTTTATTTTTATTTACAGTGAGTTTAATGTCCTGCGGGGTTTCAAAAACCGTAAAAGAATCAAAAAAAGTAATTAAAGGAAATTGGGTTTTAAGTTCAATAGATTACAGTCAAGCAGGAACCTATAATGTAACTTTGCTAAATGATGCCTCAAAAGCTTGTTTTGAATACAGTAAATGGCAATTTATACCCAATAATAGCACGGGGACTTACACCTTAACAAATGGAAGCTGTAGCGATGAGGTGCGACATTTCATTTTCACCATTCAAGAAATCGACGAAAGCACGGGGTTATACGATTTCCTACTAAAACCAACTAATCCAAAAGGGAAGTCTGAAACCAATCAAGGGTTTCGGTTTAAATTAGCGGCGCTTTCTGATGTTGCCATGCAATGGCAGCAAACCGTTAGTTTAAATGGCACGCCTTTTGTAATTACTATGAATTTTACAAAGCAATAA
- a CDS encoding GreA/GreB family elongation factor, with amino-acid sequence MSEQIIVTTGIYDMIKDHVRRKKVTKQEEALLLEELKRAQQVLRKDLPEDVVTVNRKVKIMDHTANKEVEYTFVSTDKKNNKKGRHSILSDVAVATVGRKVGDVINWPFESGERKIEILEVKPVAQA; translated from the coding sequence ATGTCTGAACAAATCATTGTCACAACAGGAATTTACGATATGATCAAAGATCACGTAAGAAGAAAGAAGGTAACCAAACAAGAAGAAGCGCTTTTATTAGAAGAACTAAAAAGGGCACAACAAGTACTGCGTAAAGATTTACCAGAAGATGTGGTTACCGTAAACCGCAAGGTAAAAATTATGGACCATACAGCCAATAAAGAAGTAGAGTACACTTTTGTTTCAACCGATAAAAAGAATAACAAAAAAGGTAGACACTCTATTTTAAGCGACGTTGCTGTGGCTACCGTAGGACGAAAGGTTGGCGATGTTATAAATTGGCCTTTTGAGAGTGGCGAAAGAAAAATTGAAATATTAGAAGTTAAACCTGTAGCGCAAGCTTAA
- a CDS encoding TerB family tellurite resistance protein gives MSYSKWIGAALGWSFGGPIGAIIGLALGGVLDAVAGSDANPFLGQGRSQGGSTYRTQTRQRPQTQSGDFEVSLLILASIVIKADGKQDQRELDFVRNQFLNMYGKERANHAFKLFRNINKQVIPTRQVCLQIRQMMDHPSRLQLLHFLFGIAKADGFVNDSEERQISTIAGYLGISTRDYQSIKAMFYNKRENAYKILEIDKNASNADIKKAYRKMAKKYHPDRVIHLGEEHRNGAEEKFRSVQAAYEQLQKERGF, from the coding sequence ATGAGTTATTCAAAATGGATAGGTGCTGCTTTGGGTTGGTCGTTTGGCGGACCAATAGGGGCGATAATTGGTTTAGCCTTAGGTGGAGTGCTTGATGCTGTGGCTGGCAGTGACGCTAACCCGTTTCTTGGTCAAGGCAGATCGCAAGGCGGTAGCACGTACAGAACCCAAACGCGACAGCGGCCGCAAACACAATCTGGTGATTTTGAAGTGAGTTTGCTCATTCTAGCTTCTATAGTTATTAAAGCCGATGGTAAACAAGACCAGCGCGAGTTAGATTTTGTACGTAACCAGTTTTTAAACATGTACGGGAAAGAGCGCGCCAATCATGCGTTTAAATTATTTAGAAATATAAACAAGCAGGTTATTCCAACGCGTCAAGTATGCTTGCAAATTAGGCAGATGATGGATCATCCATCACGTTTGCAACTCTTACATTTTCTTTTTGGTATAGCCAAAGCCGATGGTTTTGTAAACGATAGCGAAGAAAGACAAATTAGCACCATTGCTGGGTATTTGGGTATTAGTACGCGAGATTATCAGAGCATTAAAGCGATGTTCTACAACAAGCGCGAAAACGCTTATAAAATTCTAGAGATCGATAAAAATGCTAGCAATGCCGATATTAAAAAAGCCTACCGTAAAATGGCTAAAAAATATCACCCCGATCGCGTGATACACTTGGGCGAAGAGCACAGAAATGGTGCCGAAGAGAAATTTAGAAGTGTGCAAGCAGCTTACGAGCAGTTGCAAAAAGAGCGTGGTTTCTAA
- a CDS encoding OmpA family protein yields the protein MKRIQILLLTGLLSIGLVNCKAVQNANNKQKGGVIGAAGGAVLGAIIGNNVGKGGNGELGAVIGGVVGGTAGVLIGNKMDKQAEKIEQEIPGAEVERVDDGIVVTFDETSGVYFATNKYNINAASQQTLNKLISVFREYPDTNILIVGHTDSTGNADYNMTLSKNRAYSVTNYLKNNGISSGRLTTNWFGEEQPKYDNNTVEGRAKNRRVNIAILPNEKMIEQAKKEASN from the coding sequence ATGAAAAGAATTCAAATTTTATTATTAACTGGCTTACTATCTATCGGATTAGTAAATTGTAAGGCCGTACAAAATGCAAATAATAAACAAAAAGGTGGTGTTATAGGTGCCGCTGGAGGTGCCGTTTTAGGAGCTATTATTGGAAATAATGTTGGTAAAGGTGGTAATGGCGAGCTAGGTGCTGTAATTGGCGGAGTTGTTGGTGGTACCGCAGGCGTACTTATAGGCAATAAAATGGACAAACAAGCCGAAAAAATAGAGCAAGAAATCCCAGGAGCCGAGGTGGAGCGTGTAGATGATGGTATTGTGGTGACTTTCGATGAAACCAGTGGAGTTTATTTTGCGACAAATAAATATAATATTAACGCAGCTTCTCAACAAACACTAAATAAATTAATAAGTGTTTTTAGGGAATATCCAGACACTAATATTTTGATTGTAGGGCATACCGATAGTACTGGAAATGCAGATTATAACATGACACTTTCTAAAAATAGAGCCTACTCTGTAACTAATTATTTAAAAAATAATGGCATTAGCTCTGGTCGATTAACCACAAATTGGTTTGGTGAAGAGCAACCGAAGTACGATAATAATACGGTAGAGGGGCGAGCAAAAAACAGACGAGTTAATATAGCGATTTTGCCTAATGAGAAAATGATTGAACAAGCTAAAAAAGAGGCCAGCAATTAA
- the metG gene encoding methionine--tRNA ligase: MNQPKRHTITAALPYTNGPIHIGHLAGVYVPADIYARYLRLKGSDVLFICGSDEHGVPITIKAKNEGVSPQDIVDKYHAIIKDSFEAFGISFDNYSRTSAKIHHETASEFFTTLNNKGEFIEETTEQLFDEAANQFLADRFVVGTCPKCGNEESYGDQCENCGTSHNATDLINPKSAITGNVPTLKQTKHWFLPLDKHEDFLKEWILEGHKKDWKPNVYGQCKSWIDDGLRPRAVTRDLDWGIPVPAEGGEGKVLYVWFDAPIGYISSTKEWAAREGQDWEPYWKDKDTKLVHFIGKDNIVFHCIIFPAMLKSEGSYILPDNVPANEFLNLEGHKLSTSKNWAVWLPEYLKDFPNQQDVLRYVLTANAPETKDNDFTWKDFQARNNNELVAIFGNFINRVVVLTNKYYNGVVPTPSDFSQVDQETLAAIKAYPEVIASSIERYRFREAGQELMNLARLGNKYLADEEPWKVIKVDEERTKTIMYVALQIASALAILSEPFLPFTSNKLKNMLNMSLNEASQDKGIKNSWNDVSSKDVLLPTNHQIGKAELLFSKIEDATIQKQLDKLIASKKANEMANAKVEPEKDQISFDDFTKLDIRVGTILEAEKMPKTKKLLKLKVDTGLDVRTIVSGIAESFTAEEVVGKRVSVLVNLAPRALRGVESQGMILMTETPDGKLVFINPDDANVANGLQVS, encoded by the coding sequence ATGAATCAACCAAAAAGACACACCATAACTGCGGCACTACCTTATACAAATGGCCCTATTCATATTGGCCACTTGGCAGGGGTATATGTGCCAGCAGATATTTATGCACGTTATTTACGTTTAAAAGGAAGCGATGTGCTTTTTATTTGTGGAAGCGACGAGCATGGTGTGCCCATAACGATAAAGGCCAAAAACGAGGGGGTGTCGCCACAAGATATTGTTGATAAATATCATGCGATAATTAAAGATTCTTTTGAAGCGTTTGGAATTTCATTTGATAATTACTCACGTACTTCGGCTAAAATTCATCACGAAACGGCTTCAGAGTTTTTTACAACCTTAAATAACAAAGGTGAATTTATTGAAGAAACCACCGAACAATTATTTGATGAAGCCGCAAATCAATTTTTAGCCGATCGTTTTGTTGTGGGTACTTGCCCAAAATGTGGAAACGAAGAAAGTTATGGCGATCAATGCGAAAACTGTGGTACAAGTCATAATGCCACCGATTTAATAAATCCTAAATCGGCAATCACCGGAAATGTACCTACTTTAAAACAAACAAAACACTGGTTTTTACCATTAGATAAACACGAAGATTTTTTAAAGGAGTGGATTTTAGAAGGTCATAAAAAAGATTGGAAACCCAATGTTTACGGGCAATGTAAGTCTTGGATTGACGATGGTTTACGCCCTCGTGCCGTAACCCGAGATTTAGATTGGGGTATTCCGGTACCAGCCGAAGGCGGCGAAGGCAAGGTATTGTATGTGTGGTTTGATGCCCCAATTGGTTACATATCTTCTACAAAAGAATGGGCAGCACGAGAAGGCCAAGACTGGGAGCCTTATTGGAAAGATAAAGACACTAAATTAGTGCATTTTATTGGTAAAGATAATATTGTGTTTCACTGTATTATTTTTCCAGCGATGTTAAAAAGTGAAGGCTCATACATTCTACCTGATAATGTGCCTGCAAATGAGTTTTTAAACTTGGAAGGCCATAAATTGTCAACCTCTAAAAACTGGGCGGTTTGGTTACCAGAATATTTGAAAGATTTTCCAAATCAGCAAGATGTTTTACGTTATGTTTTAACAGCCAATGCACCCGAAACAAAAGATAACGATTTTACTTGGAAAGATTTTCAAGCGCGTAATAACAACGAGTTAGTGGCCATATTTGGTAATTTTATTAATCGTGTGGTCGTGCTAACCAATAAGTATTATAATGGGGTTGTTCCCACGCCAAGCGATTTTTCTCAAGTAGATCAAGAGACTTTGGCGGCCATAAAGGCTTATCCAGAGGTTATTGCTAGCTCTATAGAGCGTTACCGATTTAGAGAAGCCGGGCAAGAACTCATGAATTTAGCACGTTTAGGGAATAAATATTTAGCCGATGAAGAACCTTGGAAGGTTATTAAAGTGGATGAAGAACGCACAAAAACGATTATGTATGTGGCGCTTCAAATAGCATCGGCTTTAGCCATATTAAGTGAGCCTTTTTTACCGTTTACGTCCAATAAGTTGAAAAACATGCTAAATATGAGTTTGAATGAAGCTTCTCAGGATAAAGGTATTAAGAACAGCTGGAACGATGTGTCTTCAAAAGATGTTTTACTTCCTACAAATCATCAAATAGGAAAAGCCGAGTTGTTGTTTTCTAAAATTGAAGATGCCACCATTCAAAAGCAATTAGATAAATTAATAGCGAGTAAAAAAGCCAATGAAATGGCAAACGCCAAAGTAGAGCCAGAAAAAGACCAGATTTCTTTCGATGATTTTACCAAATTAGATATTCGAGTAGGAACGATATTGGAGGCCGAGAAAATGCCGAAAACAAAAAAATTATTAAAACTAAAGGTCGATACGGGTCTTGATGTGCGTACCATCGTGTCTGGAATTGCAGAAAGCTTTACTGCCGAAGAAGTGGTGGGTAAGCGTGTAAGCGTTTTAGTGAATTTAGCACCTAGAGCCCTGCGTGGTGTTGAAAGTCAGGGTATGATTTTAATGACCGAAACACCCGATGGTAAACTGGTATTTATAAATCCAGATGATGCTAATGTTGCTAATGGGTTGCAAGTGAGTTAG
- a CDS encoding LD-carboxypeptidase gives MMKNILLVVLTYVVFLFGSQTISAQNTASYNTNNLVQPPYLKVGDTVAIVAPSGILKNKTKEMQSTKNLLKSWGLHIVMGDHVYNQNNHFAGTDDERCEDFQKALDSPSISAILCARGGYGTVRILDKLDYTKFREHPKWLIGFSDITALHNQFHNEGFESLHAMMATSMIEDTEAIKETIATFKDAIFGKPLQYRLKGSPYNRVGASSGQLVGGNLTLLHTMLGSNTSIDVSGKILFIEEVGEHKYHIDRMLQSLKRAGYFENCKGLIVGDINKVRKNTTPWGSSMQQLILDALAEYNFPIAFNMPAGHEDDNRALILGRTVQLTVEKEKTTLVFQK, from the coding sequence ATGATGAAAAATATTTTACTTGTAGTTTTAACTTATGTTGTGTTTTTATTTGGCTCACAAACCATTTCTGCCCAAAACACAGCGTCCTATAACACCAATAATTTGGTTCAACCGCCCTATTTAAAAGTTGGTGACACCGTTGCTATTGTCGCACCTTCTGGTATTTTAAAAAACAAAACTAAAGAAATGCAAAGCACCAAAAATCTGCTTAAAAGCTGGGGTTTACATATTGTTATGGGCGATCATGTTTACAATCAAAACAATCATTTTGCTGGGACAGATGATGAGCGTTGTGAAGATTTCCAAAAGGCTTTAGACAGTCCTTCCATAAGTGCCATTTTGTGTGCTCGTGGTGGTTACGGTACCGTACGCATTTTGGACAAACTCGATTATACCAAGTTTAGAGAACATCCTAAATGGCTTATTGGATTTTCAGATATTACGGCTTTACACAACCAATTTCATAACGAAGGTTTTGAGAGCCTGCACGCTATGATGGCCACCAGCATGATAGAAGACACCGAAGCTATTAAAGAAACCATTGCCACATTTAAAGACGCCATTTTTGGTAAGCCCTTGCAATATCGTTTAAAAGGCTCTCCTTATAATCGCGTTGGTGCGAGCTCTGGACAGCTGGTAGGCGGAAATCTTACCTTACTGCACACCATGCTAGGCTCTAACACGAGTATTGATGTTTCGGGTAAAATCCTTTTTATTGAAGAAGTTGGAGAACACAAATACCATATAGACCGCATGCTACAAAGTTTAAAACGGGCCGGATATTTTGAGAACTGTAAAGGCCTTATAGTTGGAGATATTAATAAAGTTCGTAAAAACACAACGCCTTGGGGCAGCTCTATGCAACAACTTATTTTAGATGCCTTAGCAGAATACAACTTTCCCATTGCGTTTAATATGCCTGCGGGTCATGAAGACGATAATCGCGCTTTAATTTTAGGGCGAACGGTTCAACTTACGGTGGAAAAAGAAAAAACCACATTGGTTTTTCAAAAATAA
- a CDS encoding ferritin, protein MLSKTIEASLNSQVRIEAESSQIYLAMACWAEVKGLEGVANFMYAQSDEEREHMLKLIKFINERGGHAKVSELKAPNVTFGSFKEMFEKLLEHEIFVSQSINELVHISLEERDYATHNFLQWYVAEQIEEEAVARNILDKINMIGDDKGGLYLFDRDIQNLTVTTTAIDPNA, encoded by the coding sequence ATGTTATCAAAAACAATAGAAGCCTCCTTAAATAGCCAAGTTAGAATTGAAGCCGAATCATCTCAAATCTATCTCGCTATGGCATGTTGGGCCGAGGTAAAAGGATTAGAAGGCGTTGCTAATTTTATGTATGCACAATCTGATGAGGAACGCGAACACATGTTAAAACTTATCAAATTCATTAACGAACGTGGTGGTCATGCCAAAGTATCTGAGCTAAAAGCCCCAAATGTTACTTTTGGTTCGTTTAAAGAAATGTTTGAAAAATTATTAGAGCACGAAATCTTTGTCTCTCAAAGTATTAATGAGCTGGTGCATATTAGCTTAGAGGAAAGAGATTATGCGACACATAATTTTTTACAATGGTATGTGGCCGAGCAAATTGAAGAAGAGGCAGTCGCCAGAAATATTTTGGATAAAATAAATATGATTGGAGACGATAAAGGCGGCTTGTATTTATTCGACAGGGACATTCAAAATTTAACAGTGACCACGACGGCTATCGACCCTAATGCATAA